From the Caballeronia sp. NK8 genome, one window contains:
- a CDS encoding porin encodes MKKNLIVTAIATLAASFATAASAQSSVTLYGLVDAGLTYVNNVQAPEGSDHFKNSSWGVTSGNVNMSRWGLRGAEDLGGGMKAIFTLENGFSVANGGSIGSGFSRQAYVGLSTNAGTVTLGHQADSVVDYLGPLSATGTWGGTYFAHPFNLDNLNGDAFRENNSIKFQSANYAGFSFSGLYGFSNAAGSFAANRAYSIGAGYTNAGMKFGAAYMQANGIGSNSVGAITGVAQFDDNNAILSDVRQRTFGAGGSYAFGPATVGLLWTQTRQDSNTFNSASNVVNNYEINGRYAVTPAVSLGAAYTFTNAKLSDAGDSSRIRFHQFGLQTDYALSKRTDIYAEGVVQIASGGGEGVYLPAAISGAPDFSSSSRQVLVTTGIRHRF; translated from the coding sequence ATGAAAAAGAATTTGATCGTAACGGCCATCGCTACGCTGGCCGCATCGTTCGCAACCGCTGCCAGCGCGCAAAGCAGCGTCACGCTGTATGGTCTGGTCGACGCAGGTCTGACGTACGTGAACAACGTGCAGGCTCCGGAAGGTTCGGACCACTTCAAGAACAGCTCGTGGGGCGTCACGAGCGGCAACGTCAACATGAGCCGCTGGGGCCTGCGCGGCGCTGAAGATCTCGGCGGCGGCATGAAGGCGATCTTCACGTTGGAGAACGGCTTCAGCGTGGCGAACGGCGGCTCGATCGGTAGCGGCTTCAGCCGTCAGGCTTACGTCGGTCTGTCGACGAACGCTGGCACGGTGACGCTGGGTCACCAGGCCGACTCCGTGGTCGACTACCTCGGCCCGCTGAGCGCGACTGGAACCTGGGGCGGAACGTACTTCGCGCATCCGTTCAATCTGGATAACCTGAACGGCGATGCATTCCGCGAAAACAACTCGATCAAGTTCCAGAGCGCCAACTACGCTGGCTTTTCGTTCAGCGGCCTGTATGGCTTCTCGAACGCCGCGGGCAGCTTTGCGGCGAACCGTGCTTACAGCATTGGAGCGGGCTACACGAACGCTGGCATGAAGTTCGGCGCTGCGTATATGCAGGCGAATGGCATCGGCAGCAATAGCGTCGGTGCTATCACTGGTGTTGCACAGTTCGACGACAACAACGCTATCCTCAGCGACGTTCGTCAACGTACGTTCGGCGCAGGCGGCAGCTACGCATTCGGCCCGGCAACGGTCGGCCTGCTGTGGACGCAGACCCGCCAGGACAGCAACACGTTCAACTCGGCTTCGAACGTCGTCAACAACTACGAGATCAACGGCCGCTACGCTGTGACGCCGGCTGTCTCGCTGGGTGCTGCTTACACGTTCACGAACGCCAAGTTGAGCGATGCGGGCGACTCGAGTCGCATCCGCTTCCACCAGTTCGGTTTGCAAACGGACTACGCTCTGTCCAAGCGCACGGACATCTATGCTGAAGGTGTGGTGCAGATCGCCAGCGGCGGTGGCGAGGGTGTGTACCTGCCGGCTGCTATCAGCGGCGCGCCCGACTTTTCCTCGAGCAGCCGTCAGGTTCTCGTGACGACGGGTATCCGTCACCGCTTCTAA
- a CDS encoding CHRD domain-containing protein: MISTCRPHVRWMAVPILMMLAASAAYADTVALKANLQPSSEVPPRVSKGHGALDATFDTDTKVFAWTVTYAELSGPVTMAHFHGPAPVGQNAKPQVPVDKKALASPMKGQATLTDQQVNDLMTGQWYFNIHTQENPTGEIRGQVMPSN; this comes from the coding sequence ATGATCTCGACATGCAGACCACATGTCCGCTGGATGGCCGTTCCGATCCTCATGATGCTTGCCGCGAGCGCAGCTTACGCCGACACGGTCGCGCTGAAAGCCAATCTCCAGCCTTCGAGCGAAGTCCCTCCGCGCGTAAGCAAAGGCCACGGCGCACTCGACGCGACCTTCGACACCGACACCAAAGTCTTCGCCTGGACCGTGACCTACGCGGAACTCTCCGGCCCGGTGACGATGGCGCATTTCCACGGTCCCGCGCCGGTCGGCCAGAACGCGAAGCCACAAGTACCCGTCGACAAGAAAGCACTCGCGAGCCCCATGAAAGGACAAGCGACGCTGACCGATCAACAGGTCAACGATCTCATGACGGGTCAGTGGTATTTCAATATTCACACGCAGGAGAACCCGACCGGCGAGATACGCGGTCAGGTGATGCCATCGAATTGA
- a CDS encoding alpha/beta hydrolase translates to MSWQSTLACWVVRRRMRPHSAESELDVELARRYASRRIWSPRVPKGWRLDIRNSSADGPLRGEWLTPPTSPRATILYLHGGGYYFCSPHSHRAITFGLAVPANARVFSLDYRLAPEHRFPAALDDSVAAYRRLLGDGVPAQSIVIAGDSAGGGLALATLLALRDARDPLPAAGVLFSPWTDLTCGGDSMRTNDGRDPMYHASVFPRVAAQYLGTADARTPYASPLFGEFDGLPPLLIQVGDTELLLDDSTRVAAQARAAGVRVELDIWRDVPHIFQIWAPFMPEAREALARAATFIDAAVHRPPSTSIV, encoded by the coding sequence ATGAGCTGGCAAAGCACCCTGGCGTGCTGGGTCGTGCGCAGGCGCATGCGTCCGCATTCGGCCGAATCCGAACTGGACGTCGAGCTGGCACGAAGATACGCATCGCGTCGAATCTGGTCGCCGCGTGTGCCGAAAGGCTGGCGACTCGATATCCGCAATTCGAGCGCCGATGGGCCACTACGCGGCGAATGGCTCACGCCGCCGACCAGTCCCCGCGCAACCATCCTGTATCTGCATGGCGGAGGCTATTACTTCTGCTCGCCGCACAGTCATCGGGCGATCACGTTCGGTCTGGCCGTGCCGGCGAATGCGCGCGTCTTCTCGCTCGACTATCGGCTTGCGCCCGAGCATCGCTTTCCTGCGGCGCTCGATGACAGCGTCGCCGCATACCGTCGCTTGCTGGGAGACGGCGTTCCTGCGCAATCGATCGTGATTGCCGGCGATTCAGCCGGCGGCGGTCTCGCGCTCGCGACGCTCCTCGCGCTACGCGACGCCCGCGACCCCCTACCCGCGGCGGGGGTTCTGTTCTCGCCGTGGACAGATCTGACCTGCGGCGGCGACTCGATGCGGACCAACGACGGGCGTGACCCGATGTATCACGCGTCGGTGTTTCCGCGCGTGGCCGCCCAGTATCTCGGCACCGCCGACGCGCGCACGCCCTACGCATCGCCGCTGTTCGGCGAATTCGATGGCTTGCCGCCGCTCCTGATCCAGGTCGGCGACACGGAACTGCTGCTCGACGATTCCACTCGCGTGGCTGCGCAAGCGCGCGCGGCGGGCGTGCGCGTCGAACTCGACATCTGGCGCGACGTCCCGCACATCTTCCAGATCTGGGCGCCGTTCATGCCAGAAGCGCGCGAAGCGCTCGCGCGCGCCGCCACATTCATCGATGCGGCTGTTCATCGCCCGCCCAGCACCTCGATCGTCTGA
- a CDS encoding EcsC family protein yields MEPTPIITSPLTPDDFAALARAKELLESPSLTMKLASVVGAPIEKLMGRMPSVAQEKVDEATQIALKKCLQLALRTIGKSAPSDSLLAPPPDKPHNLMHKLAVATTGAAGGAFGLFALPVELPVTTTLMFRSICDIARSEGEDVHRVDTQLQCMMVLGMGGTKASDDSADIGYFIVRSALAQSVSRATNEIAAKGLSSHGSTALLKFLQTIASRFSVQVSEQVAAKSIPAIGAVLGAMVNTVFIDHFQQMAHGHFTVRRLERRYGASAVERAYQTIEVLGGR; encoded by the coding sequence ATGGAACCGACGCCGATCATCACCTCGCCGCTCACGCCCGACGATTTCGCGGCGCTGGCGCGCGCGAAGGAATTGCTGGAAAGCCCGTCGCTGACGATGAAGCTCGCGAGCGTCGTCGGCGCGCCCATCGAAAAGCTGATGGGGCGCATGCCGTCCGTCGCGCAGGAAAAAGTCGACGAGGCGACGCAAATCGCGCTGAAAAAGTGCCTCCAGCTCGCGCTGCGCACCATCGGCAAGAGCGCGCCGTCGGACTCGCTGCTCGCGCCGCCGCCCGACAAGCCGCACAACCTGATGCACAAACTGGCGGTCGCGACGACCGGCGCGGCGGGCGGCGCGTTCGGGCTGTTCGCGCTGCCGGTCGAATTGCCGGTCACGACCACGCTGATGTTCCGCTCCATCTGCGACATCGCGCGCAGCGAGGGCGAGGACGTGCATCGCGTCGATACGCAACTGCAATGCATGATGGTGCTCGGCATGGGCGGCACCAAAGCCAGCGACGACAGCGCCGATATCGGCTATTTCATCGTGCGCAGTGCGCTCGCGCAGTCGGTGTCGCGCGCGACCAACGAGATCGCGGCGAAGGGTCTGAGCAGTCACGGATCGACCGCACTGCTCAAGTTTTTGCAGACGATCGCGTCGCGGTTCTCGGTGCAGGTCAGCGAGCAGGTCGCGGCGAAGTCGATTCCGGCGATCGGCGCGGTGCTCGGCGCGATGGTGAACACGGTGTTCATCGACCACTTTCAGCAGATGGCGCATGGCCACTTCACCGTGCGAAGGCTGGAGCGGCGCTATGGGGCATCGGCGGTCGAGCGTGCTTATCAGACGATCGAGGTGCTGGGCGGGCGATGA
- a CDS encoding MFS transporter: MAVHTAAHHSSGQVLPFRESLMAMLGVSFVTMLVALDQTVVGTALPTIVAELKGFDLYAWVATSYLLTSVITVPIFGRLGDYYGRKPFVIASIVVFTVASVLCGLANSMMFLVLARGLQGIGGGMLVGTAFACIADLFPDNVVRLRWQVLMSSAFGIANAIGPSLGGILTQYYGWRSVFYVNLPVGIASLFFVWRFLPHLRHVAHEGKMRLDWPGAVLIAVALGALQLFVEMLPKHGFSAETAALLAMSVAAGFALWKWEMRCDYAILPVDMFRNKALAALFTLAILGGFTMFSLLFYAPLLFQGGFGMSPKDAGMMITPLVVFITIGSIVNGRIVTRLKNANLMLYIGFSLLAVSCLGVVVATHDMPRALLLVIMLLGGLGLGFVMPNLTVFAQQTAGRAHLGIATALLQSLRMIGGMIGTALTGTLVSHLYASGVNLALEKDRALHWAGDLSDPQILINRDGQRALLAQLTSAGHDGAMLLEAAREALVAAIHIGLALAALVAVVSVWQSRRVPPVRLKGPQEPTILAE, translated from the coding sequence ATGGCCGTTCACACAGCCGCGCATCATTCCAGCGGACAAGTCCTGCCGTTCCGCGAATCCCTCATGGCGATGCTGGGCGTCTCGTTCGTCACGATGCTCGTCGCGCTCGATCAGACGGTGGTCGGCACCGCGCTGCCGACGATCGTCGCCGAACTCAAGGGTTTCGATCTCTACGCGTGGGTCGCCACGTCGTATCTTCTGACTTCCGTCATCACCGTGCCGATTTTCGGGCGGCTCGGCGACTATTACGGCCGCAAGCCGTTCGTGATCGCGTCGATCGTCGTGTTCACCGTCGCGTCCGTGCTGTGCGGGCTCGCCAACAGCATGATGTTCCTCGTTCTCGCGCGCGGGCTGCAGGGCATCGGCGGCGGAATGCTGGTCGGCACGGCGTTCGCGTGCATCGCCGATCTCTTTCCGGATAATGTCGTGCGCCTGCGCTGGCAAGTGCTGATGAGTTCCGCGTTCGGCATCGCCAATGCGATCGGGCCGTCGCTCGGCGGCATTCTCACGCAATACTACGGCTGGCGTTCGGTGTTCTACGTCAACTTGCCCGTGGGCATTGCGTCGCTCTTTTTCGTATGGCGCTTTCTGCCGCATCTGCGCCACGTCGCGCACGAAGGCAAGATGCGGCTCGACTGGCCCGGCGCCGTGCTGATCGCGGTGGCGCTCGGCGCGCTGCAACTGTTCGTCGAAATGCTGCCGAAGCACGGCTTCAGCGCGGAAACCGCCGCGCTGCTCGCGATGAGCGTCGCGGCCGGTTTCGCGCTGTGGAAATGGGAGATGCGCTGCGATTACGCGATCCTGCCCGTCGACATGTTCCGCAACAAGGCGCTCGCCGCGCTCTTCACGCTCGCGATTCTCGGCGGCTTCACGATGTTCTCGCTGCTGTTCTACGCGCCGCTGCTGTTCCAGGGCGGATTCGGCATGTCGCCGAAGGATGCGGGGATGATGATCACGCCGCTCGTCGTGTTCATCACGATCGGCAGTATCGTCAACGGGCGCATCGTGACGCGTCTGAAGAACGCCAACCTGATGCTGTACATCGGCTTCTCGCTGCTCGCCGTGTCGTGTCTGGGCGTGGTCGTCGCCACGCATGACATGCCGCGCGCGCTGCTGCTCGTGATCATGCTGCTCGGCGGCCTCGGCCTCGGCTTCGTGATGCCGAATCTCACCGTGTTCGCGCAGCAGACGGCGGGGCGCGCGCATCTCGGCATCGCCACCGCGCTGCTGCAATCGCTGCGCATGATCGGCGGGATGATCGGCACCGCGCTGACCGGCACGCTCGTGAGCCATCTCTATGCGAGCGGCGTGAATCTCGCGCTCGAAAAAGATCGTGCGCTGCATTGGGCCGGCGATCTCTCCGACCCGCAAATCCTCATCAATCGCGACGGCCAGCGGGCGCTGCTCGCGCAGCTGACGTCCGCGGGCCACGACGGCGCGATGCTGCTCGAAGCCGCGCGCGAAGCGCTCGTCGCGGCGATTCACATTGGCCTTGCGCTGGCGGCGCTGGTCGCGGTGGTGTCGGTGTGGCAGTCGCGCCGCGTGCCGCCTGTACGACTGAAAGGGCCGCAGGAACCGACGATTCTTGCCGAATGA
- a CDS encoding MarR family winged helix-turn-helix transcriptional regulator → MNEQDRIAVVQQFGRTYRAFMSAFEAAVGQPMPRWRILLALHEHAGVLSQKKLVERLKVDPGALTRQLKTLEGLGWIVRSVDARDNRVSNVALTAQGRAIAEQGLPRRNAFLHDTMASLPDEAIEALSSALHMFEGRIQEVAAANASQAVAVEEKA, encoded by the coding sequence ATGAATGAACAGGACCGTATCGCCGTCGTGCAGCAGTTCGGACGCACGTATCGCGCGTTCATGTCGGCGTTCGAGGCGGCCGTCGGCCAGCCGATGCCGCGCTGGCGCATCCTGCTCGCGTTGCACGAGCACGCGGGCGTGCTGTCGCAGAAAAAACTCGTCGAGCGCCTGAAGGTGGACCCGGGCGCGCTGACGCGGCAACTGAAGACGCTGGAAGGGCTCGGCTGGATCGTGCGCAGCGTCGATGCGCGTGACAACCGCGTGTCGAATGTCGCGCTGACCGCGCAAGGGCGCGCGATCGCCGAACAAGGCTTGCCGCGGCGCAATGCGTTCCTGCACGACACGATGGCGTCGCTGCCCGACGAGGCCATCGAAGCCTTGTCGAGCGCGCTGCATATGTTCGAGGGACGCATTCAGGAAGTGGCGGCCGCCAATGCGTCGCAGGCGGTCGCCGTCGAAGAGAAAGCTTAG
- a CDS encoding amino acid deaminase, protein MKVTNYQNATIDPFGKGLGMVPGTGIQLQDASRLQWNLLEEDVSLPAAVLYSDRIEHNLKWMQAFVGEYGVKLAPHGKTTMAPQLFRRQLDTGAWGITLATAHQVRAAYRGGVHRILMANQLVGKRNMGMIAELLTDPNFEFFCLVDSADGVDQLGEFFSSVRKKLNVLIELGVPGGRTGVRDDAQRDAVLAAIARWPDTIELAGIELYEGVLQDETKVREFLQSAVDVTRKLIAEGKIARKPAILSGAGSAWYDVVADEFAKAHSNAIEVVLRPGCYLTHDVGIYKKAQNEIFARNPIAKKMGQGLKPALQLWAYVQSIPEPDRVIIGLGKRDSAFDAGMPEPAKHYRPGNEAPRDIASDEGWEIFGLMDQHAYLRIKPGDDVKVGDMIAFDISHPCLTFDKWRQILVVDPKYRVTEVIETFF, encoded by the coding sequence ATGAAAGTTACAAACTATCAGAACGCCACGATCGACCCGTTCGGCAAGGGTCTCGGTATGGTGCCGGGTACGGGCATCCAGTTGCAGGACGCGTCGCGCCTGCAATGGAATCTGCTCGAAGAAGACGTGAGTCTGCCCGCCGCCGTGCTCTATTCCGATCGCATCGAACATAACCTGAAGTGGATGCAGGCATTCGTCGGCGAATACGGCGTGAAGCTCGCGCCGCACGGCAAGACGACCATGGCGCCGCAACTGTTTCGCCGTCAGCTCGACACGGGCGCATGGGGCATCACGCTCGCGACCGCGCATCAGGTGCGCGCGGCGTATCGCGGCGGCGTGCATCGCATCCTGATGGCAAATCAGCTCGTCGGCAAACGCAACATGGGCATGATCGCCGAGTTGCTCACCGATCCGAACTTCGAGTTCTTCTGTCTGGTCGATTCCGCCGATGGCGTCGATCAGCTCGGCGAATTCTTCAGTTCGGTGCGCAAGAAGCTGAACGTGCTGATCGAACTCGGCGTGCCGGGCGGACGCACGGGCGTGCGCGACGACGCGCAGCGCGATGCCGTGCTCGCTGCGATCGCGCGCTGGCCGGACACGATCGAGCTGGCGGGCATCGAGTTATACGAAGGCGTGCTGCAGGACGAAACGAAGGTGCGCGAGTTTCTGCAAAGCGCAGTCGATGTCACGCGCAAGCTGATCGCCGAAGGGAAAATCGCGCGCAAGCCCGCGATTCTCTCGGGCGCAGGGTCGGCGTGGTACGACGTCGTCGCCGATGAATTCGCCAAGGCCCACAGCAATGCGATCGAAGTCGTGCTGCGACCGGGCTGCTATCTGACGCACGACGTCGGCATCTACAAGAAAGCGCAAAACGAGATTTTCGCGCGCAATCCGATCGCGAAGAAGATGGGGCAAGGCCTGAAGCCGGCGTTGCAACTGTGGGCGTACGTGCAGTCGATTCCGGAGCCGGATCGCGTGATCATCGGGCTCGGCAAGCGCGATTCCGCGTTCGATGCAGGCATGCCGGAGCCGGCCAAGCATTATCGTCCGGGCAATGAGGCGCCGCGCGATATCGCGTCCGACGAAGGCTGGGAGATTTTCGGCCTGATGGATCAGCACGCGTACCTGCGCATCAAGCCGGGCGACGACGTGAAGGTCGGCGACATGATCGCGTTCGACATCTCGCATCCTTGCCTGACCTTCGACAAGTGGCGTCAGATTCTCGTCGTCGATCCGAAGTATCGCGTCACCGAAGTGATCGAAACGTTTTTCTAA
- a CDS encoding MurR/RpiR family transcriptional regulator produces the protein MNGHADPLSFDIVARIAERAPELRGAERKVAALILDDLTGASRASIGALADKAEVSVATVTRFAKAVGCADVRELKLRLAQAAAVGQRFLTRRPDEGDAAPDTLAARIFDEVQATLAQNQGALAAAPIAQAADTLAAASMIYVFGMGGGSTALADEMRFRLVRLGRPVASYQDGLLQRMVASTLSKEHVVIALSVTGHTPEIVESCGLAKQYGARVIALTAPASPLGALADWLIPVIAIETDFIYKPSSSRYAMMMALDLLVTELAVKQADHSRELLRRMKHALDSHRGGGERQPLGD, from the coding sequence ATGAACGGCCACGCCGACCCGCTCAGTTTCGACATCGTCGCCCGCATCGCGGAGCGCGCGCCCGAGTTACGCGGCGCCGAGCGCAAGGTGGCCGCGCTGATTCTCGACGACCTGACGGGCGCATCGCGCGCGAGCATCGGCGCGCTGGCCGACAAGGCGGAGGTGAGCGTGGCCACGGTCACGCGTTTTGCGAAGGCAGTCGGCTGCGCGGACGTCCGCGAACTGAAGCTGCGGCTCGCTCAGGCGGCGGCGGTCGGCCAGCGCTTCCTGACGCGCCGTCCGGACGAAGGCGATGCGGCGCCCGATACGCTCGCCGCGCGCATCTTCGACGAAGTGCAGGCGACGCTCGCGCAGAATCAGGGGGCGCTGGCCGCCGCGCCAATCGCTCAGGCCGCCGACACGCTCGCCGCGGCCTCGATGATCTACGTGTTCGGCATGGGCGGCGGCTCGACCGCGCTCGCCGATGAAATGCGCTTTCGCCTCGTGCGGCTCGGCCGGCCGGTTGCGTCGTATCAGGACGGGCTGTTGCAGCGCATGGTCGCGTCGACCTTGTCGAAAGAACATGTCGTGATTGCGCTGTCGGTAACGGGGCATACGCCCGAGATCGTCGAAAGCTGCGGGCTCGCGAAGCAGTACGGCGCGCGCGTGATTGCGCTGACCGCGCCCGCGTCGCCGCTCGGCGCGCTCGCGGACTGGCTGATTCCGGTCATCGCGATCGAAACGGACTTCATCTACAAACCGTCGTCGTCGCGCTACGCGATGATGATGGCGCTCGATTTGCTCGTTACCGAACTGGCCGTCAAGCAGGCCGATCACAGCCGCGAACTCTTGCGCCGCATGAAGCACGCGCTCGATTCGCATCGCGGCGGCGGCGAGCGTCAACCCTTGGGAGACTGA
- a CDS encoding amidohydrolase family protein: MEKCDTLIVGARLIDGTGAPAVLRDVAVRDGRIVAIEAPGGLSGWSADATFDAEGKVLAPGFIDVHTHDDTHVIRSPQMMPKITQGVTTVIVGNCGISASPVTLKGDPPDPMNLLGEAAAFRYPTFAAYVEAVNEAQPTVNVGALIGHTALRNNHMDRLDRAASGDEVAAMRAQLEEALDNGALGLSSGLAYGSAFNAPPEEVQALAEPLAKAGALYTTHMRTEFDAILDAMDEAYRVGRHARVPVVISHLKCAGPSNWGRSTEVLKSIETTRDGQPVGCDCYPYNRSSSTLDLKQVTGDIDITITWSTPHPEMAGKLIREVADEWQVSQQEAGKRLQPAGAVYHNMSEDDVRRILSHPATMVGSDGLPNDPLPHPRLWGAFPRVLGHYARDTALIPLEEAVRKMTSLSARRFGLTERGEVKVGYHADLVVFDPERVRDAATFAEPQQAADGIDAVWVNGVLTYRERAVTGARAGRFVARGSASKLDAQGAF, encoded by the coding sequence ATGGAAAAGTGCGACACGCTGATCGTTGGCGCGCGCCTGATCGACGGCACGGGCGCGCCCGCCGTCCTGCGCGATGTCGCGGTGCGCGACGGGCGCATCGTCGCGATCGAGGCGCCGGGCGGCCTGTCCGGCTGGAGCGCCGACGCAACCTTCGACGCCGAGGGCAAAGTGCTCGCGCCCGGTTTCATCGACGTCCACACGCATGACGACACGCACGTGATCCGCTCGCCGCAGATGATGCCGAAGATCACGCAGGGCGTGACGACGGTGATCGTCGGCAACTGCGGGATCAGCGCGTCGCCGGTGACGCTCAAGGGCGATCCGCCCGATCCGATGAACTTGCTCGGCGAGGCCGCCGCGTTCAGATATCCGACCTTCGCCGCCTATGTGGAGGCGGTCAACGAGGCGCAACCGACGGTGAATGTCGGCGCGCTGATCGGCCATACGGCGTTGCGCAACAACCATATGGACCGGCTGGATCGCGCGGCTTCCGGCGATGAAGTCGCGGCTATGCGCGCGCAACTCGAAGAAGCGCTGGATAACGGCGCGCTCGGTTTGTCGAGCGGGCTTGCGTATGGATCGGCGTTCAACGCGCCGCCGGAAGAAGTGCAGGCGCTGGCCGAGCCGCTCGCGAAGGCGGGCGCGCTCTACACGACGCACATGCGTACCGAATTCGACGCGATCCTCGACGCGATGGACGAGGCGTATCGCGTCGGCCGTCATGCGCGCGTGCCGGTGGTGATTTCGCATCTGAAATGCGCGGGACCGTCGAACTGGGGGCGCAGCACGGAAGTGCTGAAGTCGATCGAAACCACGCGCGACGGCCAGCCGGTCGGATGCGATTGCTACCCATACAACCGCAGTTCGTCGACGCTCGACCTGAAGCAGGTGACGGGCGATATCGACATCACGATCACATGGTCGACGCCGCATCCGGAGATGGCTGGCAAGCTGATCCGCGAAGTCGCCGACGAATGGCAGGTCAGCCAGCAGGAAGCCGGGAAGCGTCTGCAGCCGGCGGGCGCGGTGTATCACAACATGTCGGAGGACGACGTGCGGCGCATCCTTTCGCATCCCGCGACGATGGTCGGCTCGGACGGCTTGCCGAACGATCCGCTGCCGCATCCGCGTCTGTGGGGCGCGTTTCCGCGCGTGCTCGGCCACTATGCGCGCGATACGGCGCTGATCCCGCTCGAAGAGGCGGTGCGCAAGATGACGAGCCTGTCGGCGCGGCGTTTCGGTCTGACGGAGCGCGGCGAGGTGAAGGTCGGCTATCACGCGGATCTGGTCGTATTCGATCCCGAGCGCGTGCGCGATGCCGCGACGTTCGCCGAGCCGCAACAGGCGGCGGACGGCATCGACGCGGTGTGGGTGAATGGCGTTTTGACGTATCGCGAGCGGGCCGTGACCGGCGCGCGCGCGGGACGTTTCGTGGCGCGCGGTTCCGCATCGAAACTGGATGCACAGGGCGCGTTTTGA
- a CDS encoding RidA family protein produces the protein MKRYGVEGGKGQGGAHMPFARAVEADGWLFVSGQTPMENGEVINGGIVEQSHKAIQNVLAILKEAGYGTEHVVRCGVWLDDPRDFASFNKVFKEYFGANPPARACVVSSMVIDCKVEVDCVAYKKA, from the coding sequence ATGAAGCGTTATGGCGTTGAAGGTGGCAAGGGACAAGGCGGCGCGCATATGCCGTTCGCACGCGCGGTCGAGGCGGATGGCTGGCTGTTCGTATCGGGCCAGACGCCGATGGAAAACGGCGAGGTGATCAACGGCGGCATCGTCGAGCAATCGCACAAGGCGATTCAGAACGTGCTCGCGATTCTGAAGGAAGCGGGTTACGGGACGGAGCACGTGGTGCGCTGCGGCGTGTGGCTGGATGATCCGCGCGACTTTGCTTCGTTCAACAAGGTGTTCAAGGAGTACTTCGGCGCGAATCCGCCGGCGCGCGCGTGTGTCGTGTCGTCGATGGTGATCGACTGCAAGGTCGAGGTGGATTGCGTGGCGTATAAGAAGGCGTAA
- the queF gene encoding NADPH-dependent 7-cyano-7-deazaguanine reductase QueF (Catalyzes the NADPH-dependent reduction of 7-cyano-7-deazaguanine (preQ0) to 7-aminomethyl-7-deazaguanine (preQ1) in queuosine biosynthesis), translated as MTPDQSPLGKPVHYTEQYDASLLFPIDRKRARDAIAVPARLPFFGTDIWNAYELSWLNRRGKPQIAVATFFVPADSPNIVESKSFKLYLGSFAQTPFDSIDDVRAAIKRDVSAVCGATVSVQLAAPADFGKLAMEEFDGLSLDRLDLDCDVFSPDPSLLKAAHDEVPVEETLFSNLLKSNCPVTGQPDWGSVQIRYYGGQIDHAGLLRYVVSYRGHTGFHEQCVERIFMDIMRECKPERLAVYARYTRRGGLDINPFRTNFNLPMPDNARLARQ; from the coding sequence ATGACACCCGATCAATCTCCGCTCGGCAAGCCCGTCCACTACACCGAACAGTACGATGCGTCGCTGCTGTTTCCGATCGACCGCAAGCGCGCGCGCGACGCGATCGCCGTGCCCGCGCGACTGCCGTTCTTCGGCACGGATATCTGGAACGCGTATGAGCTTTCGTGGCTCAACCGGCGCGGCAAGCCGCAGATCGCGGTCGCGACGTTCTTCGTGCCGGCGGATTCGCCGAATATCGTGGAATCGAAGTCGTTCAAGCTGTATCTCGGCTCGTTCGCGCAGACGCCGTTCGATTCCATCGACGATGTGCGCGCCGCGATCAAGCGCGATGTCTCGGCGGTGTGCGGCGCGACGGTTTCCGTGCAGCTCGCGGCGCCGGCCGATTTCGGCAAACTGGCGATGGAAGAGTTCGACGGTTTGTCGCTGGACCGTCTCGATCTCGATTGCGATGTGTTCTCGCCTGACCCTTCGTTGCTGAAGGCGGCGCATGACGAAGTGCCCGTCGAAGAGACGCTGTTTTCGAATCTGTTGAAGTCGAATTGCCCGGTGACGGGACAGCCGGATTGGGGCAGCGTGCAGATCCGCTATTACGGCGGGCAGATCGATCACGCGGGGTTGTTGCGGTATGTCGTTTCTTATCGCGGACATACCGGGTTTCATGAGCAATGCGTGGAGCGCATCTTCATGGACATCATGCGGGAATGCAAACCGGAACGGCTTGCGGTATATGCGCGTTATACGCGGCGCGGCGGGCTGGATATCAATCCGTTTCGGACGAATTTCAATTTGCCGATGCCGGATAATGCAAGGTTGGCGCGGCAGTAA